From Cellulomonas chengniuliangii, the proteins below share one genomic window:
- the trpC gene encoding indole-3-glycerol phosphate synthase TrpC, giving the protein MTVLDDIVAGVRQDLAAREAATPLAALKERAARTPEAKECLSLLRVEDAVTVIAEVKRSSPSKGALASIADPAALAAEYEKGGAAAISVLTEQRKFNGSLADLDSVRAAVDIPVLRKDFIVTPYQVWEARAHGADLVLVIVAALEQTVLTSLIERVHSLGMTALVEVHDTEEVARAVDAGARVIGVNARNLKTLDVDRNTFARVAPAIPSGIVRIAESGVRGPLDVMDYARAGADTVLVGEALVTDDAPRESVADLVAAGAHPSLRAVRQ; this is encoded by the coding sequence ATGACAGTTCTCGACGACATCGTCGCCGGGGTGCGGCAAGACCTCGCCGCACGCGAGGCGGCCACGCCGCTGGCAGCGCTCAAGGAGCGCGCCGCGCGGACGCCGGAGGCCAAGGAGTGCCTGTCGCTGCTCCGGGTCGAGGACGCCGTGACCGTGATCGCCGAGGTCAAGCGCTCGAGCCCGAGCAAGGGCGCACTGGCCTCGATCGCGGATCCCGCCGCCCTCGCCGCGGAGTACGAGAAGGGCGGCGCCGCCGCCATCTCGGTCCTCACCGAGCAGCGGAAGTTCAACGGCTCGCTCGCCGACCTCGACTCGGTCCGCGCGGCGGTCGACATCCCGGTGCTGCGCAAGGACTTCATCGTCACCCCCTACCAGGTGTGGGAGGCCCGTGCCCACGGCGCCGACCTCGTCCTGGTGATCGTGGCGGCCCTCGAGCAGACGGTCCTGACGTCGCTCATCGAGCGCGTCCACTCGCTGGGCATGACCGCGCTGGTCGAGGTGCACGACACCGAGGAGGTCGCGCGCGCGGTCGACGCCGGCGCCCGGGTGATCGGCGTCAACGCGCGGAACCTCAAGACCCTCGACGTGGACCGCAACACGTTCGCCCGGGTCGCCCCCGCGATCCCCTCCGGCATCGTGCGGATCGCCGAGTCCGGGGTGCGTGGGCCCCTGGACGTCATGGACTACGCCCGCGCCGGCGCGGACACCGTGCTGGTGGGGGAGGCCCTCGTCACGGACGACGCGCCGCGGGAGTCGGTGGCAGACCTGGTCGCCGCGGGCGCGCACCCGTCGCTGCGGGCGGTGCGGCAGTGA